From a single Streptomyces misionensis genomic region:
- a CDS encoding DUF4383 domain-containing protein, protein MATHAVHTRSKRRIEFDQHLPTDHRLNLVYRIGAGLIGAFLVVFGILGLINHIGFFDIGGATVAGLNTNGTLSVLSICIGALLLVGMVIGGNIASTLNMVLGILFLLNGFLFLALLDTPQNFLAFRIQNVLFSFVVGLLLMTFGMYGRVGHALPHDSPYWRARHPEGGEPPGREHETGTPPVTMPWPGAKDARDTGNDPRGSV, encoded by the coding sequence ATGGCCACACACGCAGTGCACACGAGGTCGAAGCGGCGGATCGAGTTCGACCAGCATCTGCCGACCGATCACCGGCTGAACCTGGTGTACCGGATCGGCGCGGGGCTGATCGGCGCGTTCCTCGTCGTCTTCGGCATTCTGGGCCTGATCAACCACATCGGCTTCTTCGACATCGGCGGTGCCACGGTCGCCGGGCTGAACACCAACGGCACCCTGAGCGTGCTGTCGATCTGCATCGGGGCGCTGCTGCTGGTCGGCATGGTGATCGGCGGGAACATCGCGTCCACGCTGAACATGGTGCTGGGCATCCTGTTCCTGCTGAACGGGTTCCTGTTCCTGGCCCTGCTGGACACGCCGCAGAACTTCCTCGCGTTCCGGATCCAGAACGTGCTGTTCAGCTTCGTGGTGGGGCTGCTGCTGATGACCTTCGGCATGTACGGCCGGGTCGGTCACGCGCTGCCGCACGACAGCCCGTACTGGCGGGCCCGGCACCCGGAGGGCGGTGAGCCCCCGGGGCGGGAGCACGAGACCGGGACGCCGCCGGTGACCATGCCGTGGCCCGGCGCGAAGGACGCGCGGGACACGGGGAACGATCCGCGCGGGTCGGTGTAG
- a CDS encoding amidase domain-containing protein: MVAGVALIPNWSAGAAVTDDPTVDASTKATFQKLADAVFTDRTQALVDGSTSAHTRHTAGFSGSVRLSGGQTREQSSALGKLRARKTLLAKLGEKYSAGDTKVTLDATEVHGRSAKVAVTETTTLTYKKGTVPANGPKTTGFQAHHELTFKAGRHGDWQLTGIHDTDDGYLAVNQVEPPATTSTPTTPPTGGTSPSPSAPSTGGTSPSPSTPPTGTPSSPSDEGPTDAPRAATSYPAPADPKQLTGGAYDYKAMVAYAQKYWNHYNPDYPDYNGAGAGGDCTNFVSQVLKAGGWKHVPGYTDDYTKWFGNADIQSDSFVGVNEFSWFALSSKRVTPLANVYQADLGDVIQMDFDRDGSKDHSMVVTYRDGSGVPYVTYHSTNTYNRSVASLVASYPTAYFYAYRT; encoded by the coding sequence GTGGTCGCCGGCGTGGCGCTCATACCCAACTGGAGCGCGGGCGCGGCCGTCACCGACGACCCGACCGTGGACGCGTCCACCAAGGCGACCTTCCAGAAGCTCGCCGACGCGGTCTTCACCGACCGCACCCAGGCCCTGGTGGACGGCTCCACCAGCGCCCACACCCGCCACACCGCGGGATTCTCCGGTTCCGTCCGCCTCTCCGGCGGCCAGACCCGCGAGCAGTCCTCCGCCCTCGGCAAGCTGCGCGCCCGCAAGACCCTCCTCGCCAAGCTGGGCGAGAAGTACAGCGCCGGCGACACCAAGGTGACGCTCGACGCCACCGAGGTGCACGGCCGCAGCGCCAAGGTCGCCGTCACCGAGACCACGACGCTGACCTACAAGAAGGGCACCGTCCCGGCCAACGGCCCGAAGACCACCGGGTTCCAGGCCCACCACGAGCTGACCTTCAAGGCCGGCCGGCACGGCGACTGGCAGCTCACCGGCATCCACGACACCGACGACGGCTACCTCGCCGTCAACCAGGTCGAACCGCCGGCCACCACGTCGACGCCGACCACACCGCCCACCGGCGGCACCTCGCCGTCACCCTCCGCGCCGTCCACCGGCGGCACCTCGCCGTCGCCGTCCACGCCGCCCACCGGCACCCCGTCGTCACCCTCCGACGAGGGCCCGACGGACGCGCCCCGCGCGGCCACCAGCTACCCCGCGCCGGCCGACCCCAAGCAGCTCACCGGGGGCGCCTACGACTACAAGGCGATGGTCGCCTACGCGCAGAAGTACTGGAACCACTACAACCCGGACTACCCCGACTACAACGGTGCGGGCGCCGGCGGAGACTGCACCAACTTCGTCAGCCAGGTGCTGAAGGCCGGCGGCTGGAAGCACGTCCCCGGCTACACCGACGACTACACCAAGTGGTTCGGCAACGCCGACATCCAGTCCGACTCGTTCGTCGGCGTCAACGAGTTCTCCTGGTTCGCGCTGTCCTCCAAGCGCGTCACCCCGCTCGCCAACGTCTACCAGGCGGACCTCGGCGACGTGATCCAGATGGACTTCGACCGGGACGGGTCCAAGGACCACTCCATGGTCGTCACCTACCGCGACGGCTCCGGCGTGCCGTACGTGACCTACCACTCCACCAACACCTACAACAGGTCGGTGGCCAGCCTGGTCGCGTCGTACCCGACCGCGTACTTCTACGCCTACCGCACCTGA
- a CDS encoding transglycosylase domain-containing protein: MVTDASQGEGRSETGGGDEQPLDSDRTLHLRVEGLRADETMQLRVPARPEPSSAGGRAERRRGTRPPGKKRVGGAAARALGPLAPYARRLKPAYPRPGRTGWRRWVPSWRQWLGGVLTSFGLLGAFLVTAYAVTDIPTDLNTYATQQDNVYFWSDGTPMARTGWVQRQAMPLKDIPPDVRWAVLAAENETFYSDPGISVKGISRALFRTVGEGDTQGGSTITQQYVKNVYLNQNQTVSRKFTEAMISLKLDNKMSKDKILEGYLNTSWFGRGTYGIQRAAQAYYGKDVSELNVSEAAMLAGLLKGAGLFDPTLSKANHQRAVERWSWILDRMVKIHKLSPQERATYTTFPEPLKSNPLYNTGEQSDYLVELASQYAKKAAHLTDQQFDLGGYQIYTTFDRKRENALTDAVTKARKQAKQDNPDAAKNGHYGAASVATDGRILAVYGGPDHRTQGYNESNATTVPAGSAFLPFVYAAGLEHGVHKTRGGPATPVTPDSVYDGDDGVPVTTPEGPYWDRSGKKVAAHNDGNRSYGKITLREALAKSVNTPFMQLGMDTGLAQVRQTAQAAGLLSSSIGPQVPALSLGSSTPSAIRMASGYATFAAGGTHTEPYSVGRITRNGAPVALATPHPARAVGTEVAKDVDQALTDSFRAAHPDVTKPGLSGKAGTADKDTAAWYAGTDDSVSTAVVLYRIDLAKSLEPLPLKGLAGSSPDNVPYRLWSAAMGLD; encoded by the coding sequence ATAGTGACCGATGCGTCGCAGGGGGAGGGCCGTTCCGAGACGGGCGGTGGCGACGAGCAGCCGCTCGACTCCGACAGGACCCTGCATCTGAGAGTGGAGGGCCTGCGGGCCGACGAGACCATGCAGCTGCGCGTGCCCGCGCGGCCCGAGCCGTCCTCGGCGGGCGGCCGGGCCGAGCGGCGGCGCGGCACCCGGCCCCCGGGGAAGAAACGCGTCGGAGGCGCGGCCGCCCGCGCGCTGGGGCCGCTCGCCCCCTACGCGCGCCGCCTCAAGCCGGCCTATCCGCGTCCCGGACGGACCGGCTGGCGGCGCTGGGTGCCCTCCTGGCGGCAGTGGCTGGGCGGCGTCCTGACCTCGTTCGGCCTGCTCGGCGCCTTCCTGGTGACCGCGTACGCGGTCACCGACATACCCACCGACCTGAACACGTACGCGACCCAGCAGGACAACGTCTACTTCTGGTCCGACGGCACCCCGATGGCCCGCACCGGATGGGTGCAGCGGCAGGCGATGCCGCTGAAGGACATACCCCCGGACGTCCGCTGGGCGGTCCTCGCGGCGGAGAACGAGACCTTCTACTCGGACCCCGGCATATCCGTGAAGGGCATCAGCCGGGCGCTGTTCCGCACCGTGGGCGAGGGGGACACCCAAGGCGGCTCCACCATCACCCAGCAGTACGTCAAGAACGTCTACCTCAACCAGAACCAGACGGTCAGCCGCAAGTTCACCGAGGCGATGATCTCCCTCAAGCTCGACAACAAGATGAGCAAGGACAAGATCCTCGAGGGCTACCTCAACACCAGCTGGTTCGGCCGCGGCACCTACGGCATCCAGCGCGCCGCCCAGGCCTACTACGGCAAGGACGTCAGCGAACTCAACGTCTCCGAGGCCGCGATGCTCGCCGGACTGCTCAAGGGCGCCGGTCTTTTCGACCCCACCCTGAGCAAGGCCAACCACCAGCGGGCCGTGGAGCGCTGGTCCTGGATCCTCGACCGCATGGTCAAGATCCACAAGCTGTCGCCGCAGGAGCGCGCCACGTACACGACGTTCCCCGAGCCGCTGAAGTCCAACCCGCTGTACAACACCGGCGAGCAGAGCGACTACCTGGTGGAGCTGGCGTCCCAGTACGCCAAGAAGGCCGCCCATCTGACCGACCAGCAGTTCGACCTGGGCGGCTACCAGATCTACACCACGTTCGACCGCAAGCGGGAGAACGCGCTCACCGACGCCGTCACCAAGGCCCGCAAGCAGGCGAAGCAGGACAACCCCGACGCCGCGAAGAACGGCCACTACGGCGCCGCCTCCGTCGCCACCGACGGCCGGATCCTCGCCGTCTACGGCGGCCCCGACCACCGTACCCAGGGCTACAACGAGTCCAACGCGACCACCGTCCCGGCCGGTTCCGCGTTCCTGCCCTTCGTCTACGCCGCCGGGCTCGAACACGGCGTCCACAAGACGCGCGGCGGACCCGCCACCCCCGTCACCCCCGACAGCGTCTACGACGGCGACGACGGCGTCCCCGTGACCACCCCCGAGGGCCCCTACTGGGACCGCAGCGGCAAGAAGGTCGCGGCACACAACGACGGCAACAGGTCCTACGGGAAGATCACCCTGCGCGAGGCCCTCGCCAAGTCGGTGAACACCCCGTTCATGCAGCTCGGCATGGACACCGGCCTCGCCCAGGTACGGCAGACCGCCCAGGCCGCCGGACTGCTGTCCTCCAGCATCGGCCCCCAGGTGCCCGCCCTGTCCCTCGGCAGCTCCACCCCCAGCGCCATCCGGATGGCCAGCGGATACGCCACCTTCGCCGCCGGCGGCACCCACACGGAGCCCTACTCGGTCGGCCGCATCACCCGCAACGGCGCCCCCGTCGCCCTCGCCACCCCGCACCCGGCCCGCGCGGTCGGCACCGAGGTGGCCAAGGACGTCGACCAGGCGCTCACCGACTCCTTCCGCGCGGCCCACCCGGACGTGACCAAGCCGGGCCTGTCGGGGAAGGCCGGCACCGCCGACAAGGACACCGCCGCCTGGTACGCCGGCACGGACGACTCCGTGTCGACGGCGGTCGTCCTCTACCGCATCGATCTGGCGAAGTCCCTGGAGCCACTGCCGCTGAAGGGCCTCGCGGGCAGCTCGCCGGACAACGTGCCCTACCGCCTCTGGTCGGCCGCCATGGGTCTGGACTGA
- a CDS encoding FmdB family zinc ribbon protein, whose product MPRYEYRCRSCGDTFELSRPMSESAAPAVCPAGHEDTVKLLSTVAVGGTAGSAAPAPQGGGCCGGGCCG is encoded by the coding sequence ATGCCTCGCTACGAGTACCGCTGCCGCAGCTGCGGCGACACGTTCGAACTGAGCCGGCCGATGTCCGAGTCGGCGGCGCCCGCGGTGTGCCCCGCCGGGCACGAGGACACGGTCAAGCTGCTGTCCACGGTCGCGGTGGGCGGTACCGCGGGCTCCGCGGCCCCGGCGCCCCAGGGCGGGGGCTGCTGCGGCGGCGGCTGCTGCGGCTAA
- a CDS encoding HAD family hydrolase, which translates to MPVLVASDLDRTLIYSSAALALKMPDARAPRLLCVEVHESKPLSYMTETAARLLTDLADRAVFVPATTRTRKQYQRVNLPGPQPGYAICANGGHLLVDGVTDRDWHARVLARLAEECAPLAEVRDHLTRTADPVWLRRQRVAEDLFAYLVVERELLPEEWVKELTAWADDRGWTVSLQGRKLYAVPRPLTKSAALREVARRTGAGLTLAAGDSLLDADLLLAADQGWRPGHGELADTGWSAPKVSALPERGVLAGERILGEFLKATRAANP; encoded by the coding sequence ATGCCGGTGCTGGTGGCGAGCGATCTCGACCGTACGCTGATCTACTCCTCGGCGGCCCTCGCGCTGAAAATGCCGGACGCGCGGGCCCCCCGGCTGCTGTGCGTCGAGGTGCACGAGAGCAAGCCGCTGTCGTACATGACGGAGACGGCGGCGCGGCTGCTGACCGACCTCGCGGACCGGGCCGTGTTCGTGCCGGCCACGACCCGGACCCGCAAGCAGTACCAGCGCGTCAACCTGCCCGGCCCGCAACCCGGGTACGCGATCTGCGCCAACGGCGGCCATCTGCTGGTCGACGGGGTCACCGACCGCGACTGGCACGCCCGGGTGCTGGCCCGGCTCGCCGAGGAGTGCGCGCCGCTGGCGGAGGTCCGGGACCATCTGACGCGCACCGCCGACCCGGTGTGGCTGCGCCGGCAGCGGGTCGCCGAGGACCTGTTCGCCTACCTCGTGGTCGAGCGCGAACTGCTGCCCGAGGAGTGGGTGAAGGAGCTGACGGCCTGGGCGGACGACCGCGGCTGGACGGTCTCCCTCCAGGGCCGCAAGCTCTACGCTGTGCCCAGGCCGCTCACCAAGAGCGCCGCGCTGCGCGAGGTGGCCCGCCGTACCGGCGCCGGCCTCACCCTGGCGGCGGGCGACTCCCTGCTGGACGCCGACCTCCTCCTGGCCGCCGACCAGGGCTGGCGCCCGGGCCATGGCGAACTGGCGGACACCGGCTGGTCGGCCCCCAAGGTCAGCGCGCTGCCGGAGCGGGGAGTCCTCGCGGGCGAGCGCATCCTGGGCGAATTCCTGAAGGCGACGCGCGCCGCGAATCCCTAG
- a CDS encoding phosphoribosyltransferase — protein sequence MNNAVNDAVWSGSWVAERLGVELRGDDGLPALLGLALRRNPKRAHLLVSNVLGKHVPQTPSVVYGHGVRLGRRVAERLGGEAARAVVLGYAETATGLGHAVADGLGTAPYLHSTRRPVAQVAAAGGFEESHSHATSHLLLPADPALLAGDGPLVLVDDEFSTGNTVLNTIRDLHARYPRRRYVVAALVDMRSAEDSARMARFAEEIGARVDLVAAASGTVLLPEGVLEKGRELVARHECAGPAPHVRPDAAHRAPVTVDLGWPAGLPDGGRHGFTPAHRARLEAALPAMAERIAKALPAGARRVLVLGSEELMYAPLRLAHQLERTVTAEVRFSTTTRSPVLAVDDPGYAIRSRLVFPAHDDPADGPGERYAYNVAGGGFDAVVAVVDSAGDTPALHAPDGLLARLAAQVPHVLLAVVPSYVPAPPRAPERPAMLPEPLRGPAFSSYAPEEVGWLLQDLSDVALEAPTEEREEAVQNGGAHYAESLPVEYQPSARYQELFHAALDASAARIARAVGVVTETVLGERSPRPVLVSLARAGTPVGVLMRRWAAFRHGLELPHYAVSIVRGRGIDANALRWLAAHHDPRDVVFVDGWTGKGAITRELAEAVEEFARRTGVTGFDPQIAVLADPGSCVRTYGTREDFLIPSACLNSTVSGLISRTVLRADLVGPDDFHGAKFYRELAGADVSVAFLDAVAARFPEVADTVDEAVKELSAEDRTPTWAGWRAVERISEEYGIHDVNLVKPGVGETTRVLLRRVPWKILARAGAGRDLDHVRLLAGQRGVPVEEVAELPYSCVGLIHPKYTRGATGADGRAVNV from the coding sequence ATGAACAACGCAGTGAACGACGCGGTCTGGTCCGGCAGCTGGGTCGCCGAGCGACTCGGGGTCGAGCTCCGCGGCGACGACGGGCTGCCGGCCCTGCTGGGCCTCGCCCTGCGCCGCAACCCCAAGCGGGCCCACCTGCTGGTCTCCAACGTCCTCGGCAAGCACGTACCGCAGACGCCCTCGGTGGTGTACGGCCACGGGGTGCGGCTGGGCCGGCGGGTGGCGGAGCGGCTCGGCGGGGAGGCGGCCCGCGCGGTCGTCCTCGGCTACGCGGAGACCGCGACGGGACTCGGGCACGCCGTGGCCGACGGCCTCGGCACGGCGCCGTACCTCCACTCCACGCGGCGGCCGGTCGCCCAGGTCGCCGCCGCGGGCGGGTTCGAGGAGTCGCACTCGCACGCCACCTCCCACCTGCTGCTGCCCGCGGACCCCGCACTGCTGGCGGGCGACGGGCCGTTGGTGCTGGTGGACGACGAGTTCTCCACCGGGAACACGGTGTTGAACACCATCCGTGACCTGCACGCGCGGTACCCGCGCCGCCGGTACGTGGTGGCGGCGCTCGTGGACATGCGGTCGGCCGAGGACAGCGCGCGGATGGCACGGTTCGCCGAGGAGATCGGGGCACGGGTGGACCTGGTCGCCGCGGCCTCGGGCACGGTGCTGCTGCCGGAAGGCGTGCTGGAGAAGGGGCGGGAGCTGGTGGCCCGCCACGAGTGCGCCGGGCCCGCGCCGCACGTGCGGCCGGACGCCGCGCACCGCGCCCCCGTGACGGTGGACCTGGGCTGGCCCGCCGGCCTTCCCGACGGGGGCCGGCACGGCTTCACCCCCGCCCACCGCGCCCGTCTCGAAGCCGCCCTGCCCGCCATGGCCGAGCGGATCGCGAAGGCGCTGCCCGCCGGGGCCCGGCGGGTGCTGGTCCTCGGCTCCGAGGAGCTGATGTACGCCCCGCTCCGGCTCGCCCACCAGCTGGAGCGGACCGTGACGGCCGAGGTGCGCTTCTCGACCACCACGCGGTCGCCCGTGCTCGCGGTGGACGACCCGGGGTACGCCATCCGCAGCCGCCTGGTCTTCCCGGCGCACGACGACCCGGCCGACGGGCCCGGCGAGCGGTACGCCTACAACGTCGCGGGCGGCGGCTTCGACGCCGTCGTCGCGGTCGTCGACTCGGCCGGCGACACCCCCGCGCTGCACGCGCCCGACGGACTGCTGGCGCGGCTCGCGGCGCAGGTGCCGCACGTACTGCTCGCGGTCGTCCCCTCCTACGTCCCCGCGCCCCCGCGCGCTCCCGAAAGGCCGGCCATGCTGCCCGAGCCCCTCCGCGGCCCCGCGTTCTCCTCGTACGCCCCCGAGGAGGTCGGCTGGCTGCTCCAGGACCTCTCGGACGTCGCCCTGGAGGCGCCGACCGAGGAGCGGGAGGAGGCCGTCCAGAACGGCGGGGCGCACTACGCCGAGTCGCTGCCCGTGGAGTACCAGCCCAGCGCCCGCTACCAGGAGCTGTTCCACGCGGCCCTGGACGCCTCGGCCGCACGGATCGCCCGGGCCGTCGGCGTGGTGACCGAGACCGTCCTCGGCGAGCGGTCGCCGCGCCCGGTGCTGGTGTCGCTGGCCCGCGCCGGAACCCCGGTCGGCGTGCTGATGCGCCGCTGGGCAGCGTTCCGGCATGGCCTCGAACTCCCGCACTACGCCGTGTCGATCGTGCGCGGGCGGGGCATCGACGCCAACGCGCTGCGCTGGCTGGCCGCCCACCACGACCCCCGGGACGTGGTGTTCGTGGACGGCTGGACCGGCAAGGGCGCCATCACCCGCGAACTCGCCGAGGCCGTCGAGGAGTTCGCCCGCAGGACGGGCGTCACCGGCTTCGACCCGCAGATCGCGGTGCTCGCCGACCCGGGTTCCTGCGTGCGCACCTACGGCACCCGCGAGGACTTCCTCATCCCCTCCGCCTGCCTCAACTCGACCGTCTCCGGGCTGATCTCCCGCACCGTCCTGCGCGCCGACCTGGTCGGCCCGGACGACTTCCACGGCGCCAAGTTCTACCGCGAACTCGCGGGCGCCGATGTCTCGGTGGCCTTCCTCGACGCCGTCGCCGCCCGCTTCCCGGAGGTCGCCGACACCGTGGACGAGGCGGTCAAGGAGCTGTCGGCCGAGGACCGCACCCCGACCTGGGCGGGCTGGCGGGCCGTGGAGCGGATCAGCGAGGAGTACGGCATCCACGACGTGAACCTCGTCAAGCCCGGCGTCGGCGAGACCACCCGGGTGCTGCTGCGCCGGGTGCCCTGGAAGATCCTCGCGCGCGCAGGCGCCGGCCGCGACCTGGACCATGTCCGGCTGCTCGCCGGGCAGCGCGGGGTACCGGTCGAGGAGGTCGCCGAACTGCCCTACAGCTGCGTCGGGTTGATCCACCCCAAGTACACGCGCGGGGCCACCGGGGCCGACGGCAGGGCGGTGAACGTCTGA
- a CDS encoding HpcH/HpaI aldolase/citrate lyase family protein, with translation MRHFGHVAPEVRQRLFHREPRTFTADSPARLLATALGATLYSPATRPRLADDILKQAGNGVVSMVLCLEDSIDDADVPAGEENLVRQLADLGSRPAAEPPLLFIRVRAPEQIPDLVRRLGDCARLLSGFVLPKFTEERGLPFLEALATAETHTGRRLFAMPVLESPELLYRESRVETLEGIFRAVDKYRDRVLALRLGVTDFCSSYGLRRAPDMTAYDVQVVASVIADVVNMLGRADGTGFTVTGPVWEYFRHSERMFKPQLRQSPFLEVQAVELRERLLEHAMDGLLREISLDQANGLLGKTCIHPSHVLPVHALSVVSHEEFSDARDILRPERGGGGVLRSVYTNKMNEVKPHRAWAERTLLRAEAFGVAHEDVGFVELLAAGIPG, from the coding sequence ATGCGTCATTTCGGGCACGTCGCCCCCGAGGTGCGGCAGCGCCTCTTCCACCGGGAGCCCCGCACGTTCACCGCGGACTCGCCGGCCCGGCTGCTCGCCACCGCCCTCGGCGCCACGCTCTACAGCCCCGCCACCCGGCCGAGACTGGCCGACGACATCCTCAAACAGGCGGGCAACGGCGTGGTCTCCATGGTGCTGTGCCTGGAGGACTCCATCGACGACGCGGACGTGCCCGCGGGCGAGGAGAACCTGGTCCGCCAGCTCGCCGACCTCGGCTCCCGGCCCGCCGCCGAGCCCCCGCTGCTGTTCATCCGGGTGCGCGCCCCCGAGCAGATCCCCGACCTCGTACGCCGCCTCGGCGACTGTGCACGGCTGCTGTCCGGCTTCGTGCTGCCCAAGTTCACCGAGGAGCGCGGCCTGCCCTTCCTGGAGGCCCTGGCCACCGCCGAGACCCACACCGGCCGCCGCCTGTTCGCGATGCCGGTCCTGGAGTCCCCGGAGCTGCTGTACCGCGAGTCGCGCGTGGAGACCCTGGAGGGCATCTTCCGCGCCGTCGACAAGTACCGCGACCGCGTCCTCGCGCTCCGCCTCGGCGTCACCGACTTCTGCTCCTCCTACGGGCTGCGCCGCGCCCCCGACATGACCGCCTACGACGTCCAGGTCGTCGCCTCCGTGATCGCCGACGTGGTGAACATGCTGGGCCGCGCCGACGGCACCGGATTCACCGTCACCGGCCCCGTGTGGGAGTACTTCCGCCACTCCGAGCGCATGTTCAAGCCCCAGCTGCGGCAGAGCCCCTTCCTGGAGGTGCAGGCCGTCGAACTGCGCGAGAGGCTGCTGGAGCACGCCATGGACGGGCTGCTGCGGGAGATCTCCCTCGACCAGGCCAACGGGCTGCTCGGCAAGACCTGCATCCACCCCTCCCACGTCCTGCCCGTGCACGCGCTGTCCGTGGTCAGCCACGAGGAGTTCAGCGACGCCCGGGACATACTGCGGCCCGAGCGGGGCGGCGGAGGCGTCCTCCGGTCCGTGTACACGAACAAGATGAACGAGGTGAAACCGCACCGCGCCTGGGCCGAACGGACCCTGCTGCGCGCGGAGGCGTTCGGCGTCGCCCACGAGGACGTCGGCTTCGTGGAACTGCTCGCCGCCGGCATACCCGGCTGA
- a CDS encoding TerD family protein has product MTHAMLKGSNVPLEATTVRAVLRWTPGQSVPDVDASALLLGPDGRVRSDEDFVFYNQPRHPSGTVWRLGKKRITEGLTDTIQTDLAGVEPEIGRILLVASADGVAFDRVPNLSILVYDAAVADGEPWATFEIKPETGAETAMICGELYRRGEGWKFRALGEGYSNGLKGLATDFGISVDESEPEEPATVSQPLPPEQPATAVPPQPAYGYPQPTSAPAYGYPQPVPAAPDPGFRLPPQGPQFIGR; this is encoded by the coding sequence ATGACGCACGCGATGCTCAAGGGCTCGAACGTCCCGCTGGAGGCCACCACGGTGCGCGCCGTGCTGCGCTGGACACCGGGCCAGTCGGTCCCGGACGTGGACGCCTCGGCGCTGCTGCTGGGCCCCGACGGCCGTGTGCGCTCGGACGAGGACTTCGTCTTCTACAACCAGCCCCGGCATCCGTCGGGAACGGTGTGGCGGCTGGGCAAGAAGCGCATCACCGAGGGCCTCACCGACACGATCCAGACAGACCTGGCGGGCGTCGAGCCGGAGATCGGGCGGATCCTGCTGGTCGCCTCGGCGGACGGGGTCGCCTTCGACCGGGTGCCGAACCTGAGCATCCTGGTGTACGACGCGGCGGTGGCCGACGGTGAGCCGTGGGCGACGTTCGAGATCAAACCGGAGACCGGCGCGGAGACCGCGATGATCTGCGGGGAGCTGTACCGGCGCGGTGAGGGCTGGAAGTTCCGGGCGCTGGGCGAGGGCTACTCCAACGGGCTCAAGGGCCTCGCCACGGACTTCGGCATCTCGGTGGACGAGTCGGAACCGGAGGAGCCGGCGACGGTGTCCCAGCCGCTGCCTCCGGAGCAGCCGGCGACGGCGGTGCCGCCCCAGCCGGCCTACGGCTACCCGCAGCCCACGTCCGCGCCGGCGTACGGATACCCGCAGCCGGTGCCGGCGGCGCCCGACCCCGGGTTCCGGCTGCCGCCGCAGGGGCCGCAGTTCATCGGGCGGTGA
- a CDS encoding TerD family protein codes for MGFFDGLLGARAVDFDSGGTGNAIELTKRHHTVSLSKQGAATGHLRVNLTWRMRSSDFGMQRPSLLRHPLKALKPPEIQGHGQSMVDVDLDLGCLYELTDGTKGVVQPLGDYLGDVNAAPYIKISGDDRFGSGSGETMYINLDHRESIKRVLVFVYIYDQTPAFDRTHAIVTLYPSSGPRLEISLDERHPQARSCAVLLIENVKGELVVRREVKFVYGFQAELDRLYGWGLQWGRGYKTKA; via the coding sequence ATGGGCTTCTTCGACGGGCTGCTGGGCGCACGCGCGGTCGACTTCGACTCGGGCGGCACCGGCAACGCCATCGAACTCACCAAACGGCACCACACGGTGTCCCTCAGCAAGCAGGGCGCGGCCACCGGCCATCTGCGCGTCAACCTCACCTGGCGGATGCGCAGCTCCGACTTCGGCATGCAGCGGCCCAGCCTGCTGCGCCACCCCCTCAAGGCCCTGAAGCCGCCGGAGATCCAGGGCCACGGGCAGAGCATGGTCGACGTCGACCTCGACCTCGGCTGTCTGTACGAGCTGACCGACGGCACCAAGGGCGTCGTCCAGCCGCTGGGCGACTACCTGGGCGACGTCAACGCGGCCCCGTACATCAAGATCAGCGGCGACGACCGGTTCGGCTCGGGCTCCGGCGAGACGATGTACATCAACCTCGACCACCGCGAGTCCATCAAACGCGTCCTGGTCTTCGTGTACATCTACGACCAGACCCCCGCGTTCGACCGCACGCACGCCATCGTCACCCTGTACCCCAGCAGCGGCCCCCGCCTGGAGATCAGCCTGGACGAACGCCACCCCCAGGCCCGCTCCTGCGCCGTCCTGCTCATCGAGAACGTCAAGGGCGAACTCGTGGTCCGCCGCGAGGTCAAGTTCGTCTACGGCTTCCAGGCCGAGCTGGACCGCCTGTACGGGTGGGGCCTGCAATGGGGCCGCGGCTACAAGACCAAGGCCTGA